TTGTTGGCATTCCTGGGGCTACGGTTAGTTTATTTGCAATTTACAGGTACCTGAAAGGAAGGCAACCAGAAGAAAATGAAGTTAGTGATGGGGGAGATGGGAAAATACACATAGAAATAGAGGGAAGCGACAATAAAATTATTGTAAATAAAAATACATACAATTTTTACACAGACTCCAATATTAGATCGGCAATGAGAGATCTTATTTCTCCTTTAGGTGAAAACGGAGTCGAAAGAATGGATATTAACCAACAAGAAAACGTAGAGAGCATTGACAAAAGTGAGATTGACTTTTACGATGTGCCCCTGAGAGAGGAAGAAGAAAAAACTGAAAGTATGCAAAAAATATATGTCCTTGTTGTTAGCCCCTCCTTTCAAAGAGGAGACAAGTGGCGGGTCTCAACAGGAGCGGATGAAACTGCTTTTTTTGTTGGCATTGCGGACAATGATTTTATTGATAAAGTCTCCCGAGGAGATGAGGGATTTAAAGCCGGGGATTCTCTCTATGTTGAGTTACAAACAATCCAATGGATAGAAGACGGGCAACTGAAGACGGAAAGAAATATTGTGAAAGTTATAGACCACATGCATGCCGGGGAGCAGGGAAACCTTGAGCTTTGATGAGGGGATTATGTAGGATAGGGACGGAACAAGGGAGATTATATACAATAGTGCCGCACTACTATCAAGTCTTATCTAAGTCTTTCTAATATAGTGACTTACAGATTTTTCAAAGGCGCGCACTCGCCGCGGATCTGAGAAATTTTTGGCACGGTTTTTGCTTTACCCTCTCCATGGGGATGCGTCCTGTATTCCCTGCATCAGCCCTTGCCATGCAGCTCGGCGGATTGCGAGCTCATAATGCAGGTGCTGCATCGACAGATCACTCTTGATTTTATTACGATCCTCGCATAAGAGCTGTAGATTGCCCAGAGTGTCGGGACCACCCTTTGACTCTGCCTCGATGTGGTCCCATTCCAGGTCGTCCATGGGCAGGTGCTTGCCCAGACCCGTGCGGTAATCGCAGGGCGCGGCACAGCGACGGCCCTGAGCACAGTAAAATATATATTTCAAGTACGGATCGCGGGGTGTCATTGCTTTCTCCTGAAAGAGTGTAGTGCAACATTTCGTGATCTTCTGGGGACGAGATGGCGGTCTCGTCCCCATGAATGTAAGGCGGGCGAGGGGAAAGGCAAGGAGATAAATCAAATTTTTTTAGGAAGCCGATATGAGTGATCCACTGACGCGGGTTGCAACAGTGCTTTTAAGGAAAAAGCCAGCACAGAGGCTGGCTTTTTTGTTGAGCAGTATTTTTCGTGCGCTACGATAAGGCCAAAGTAAAGAGAATTCAGGTTTCCTGCGGTGGCTGTGGGGTTATCCATGTTGGAAGCCCGAAGCTCAAGATGGTGGCATTGATTTGGTCATAGTCTACAACTTCAGGGTTTAACTCTTTTAACCGCGAAAGTGAGACCTCTCTTTGATTATTCAACTGGGAATTGATAACACTTGTTGATAGGATATAAAACTCCCACTGTGAGAGATCAAGCGGGTTAATGGTCCTTCTGTCCTTAGTGGTAAGAAGGCAAAAGACATATACTTGAGCACTGCGAAATGGAATTTCTGAACGTCGGCCTGTACTGTTATCCCAAGAATGTTTTTTGGCAATGTCAAATTTTATTTTCGTAGGCCCATCTTGGTGGTGGGACTGGAAATACGCTGAGGACTTAACTTCGACTCTATGGCCGTGAGCTGTCATTATATCTTCGTTCTCCCATCTACGATAAACTTTACATAATACTGCCTCTGTGGCCTGTGCCACGATATACTCCGCGATTTGGCCACGTAAGATATTATCCAATAGATCAGACCCACCCCAAGTCCAAAAATCCAGTAGCGTCAATCCTACTGGTTCTCCGCGAAAAATAAAAGGCTCTTTGGGATCACGGGGACATGGAGGTAGCGCTGTGTAGTTATTTCTATCGAAGAATTCGTCATCGAATTCATCTTGGCTCAGATTATCCTTCATGTTTACTCCTTTCTCGCCACGCACTCAGGTAGAATATACTGAGTGCGTGGTTTTTTGTCGAGCAGGATTTGATCCGCATATAAAAAGTGCAACTTCCATTTTAAAGTACTCGCCAGGACACGGAACATATCAGGCCACCAAGTCACAGTAGCGCAGCCGGTGTCCCTCGAAGGATTCTGCAATGCGCTTCATCTGGTCGATCGTGTCCTGGTGTTTCATGTTGTGCCTCGCCACAAATTCTTTAACGTATCGGTGCAGATGTTTTAAGCTCATCTTATGATATACCCCGGAACAAGCACATGTCAATACTTCCAATTCCGCCTGTTCCTCTTTCTCAATTTTCGTCTCCCATAATTTCCACTACCGGCACTATTCTATATAATCCCCAAAAAATGACAGATAGAGACAGAAAAGCATTAAGAAGGGAGATTTTGCGCTTCATACAAAATGCCGATGATCAAACAGAAATCGGCATTCCCATAAATGTTATTTGGAGTTACCCCGCTTCGGATGCTGTTGCCGAATTCCGAATTTTGTCCCGATGCAACGAAACACAGGGCTTACAGAACCTGTATTCGGGCACAAACAGCCGCTTTTCCAACCGCAGATTCCCTATCGACCAATTTGGCAACAGCATCGCTTTGGTGGAGTATTTAGGGCTTGGATTTCAAGCCTGTGATTGATGTAGCTTTTCGTAGGCCAACTGCATCCACAAAATATTGTGGTTGTGGTGCTTGACCAGACATAAGCAAATGATGACCTTTTTCGTGTATAGATCACTTCACTCCTGTATCTACAGCATATCGGATACACCAAAAGCGACAAGTTGTCGCTTTTGGTCGCCTTTGTCCATCCTAAAAAATTTTTACCGAAAAAAACCATTTCGACCATTACCTCCCTATATGTAGATGAAAGGGCGATCCACGTCCACAAATCCTACGAGGTTGGTTCAGCCTCACAATTCCAATAAGGAGGGAGTAATGACAACAGCAACAAAGAACACGCAGAGATTCGAGTTTG
This genomic interval from Gemmatimonadota bacterium contains the following:
- a CDS encoding HNH endonuclease signature motif containing protein gives rise to the protein MTPRDPYLKYIFYCAQGRRCAAPCDYRTGLGKHLPMDDLEWDHIEAESKGGPDTLGNLQLLCEDRNKIKSDLSMQHLHYELAIRRAAWQGLMQGIQDASPWRG